A window of Chitinophagales bacterium contains these coding sequences:
- a CDS encoding TonB-dependent receptor encodes MRKSLRCLAMCLIAGLASIAAFAQTITIKGTVRNAGTKQTVPAVSVTIKGTSVGTYTDENGNFSFTTTQKAPFTLVVSSINFETQEVAVSDPSASIEVSIVATSALGQEVVVAATRSVQRALDAPVTIERLGGANLRAIAAPNYYDAITNLKGVDMHTASLTFRTVTTRGFVSSGNTRLNQLIDGMDNMAPGLNFAVGNILGVTELDVDNIELLSGASSALYGSGGMNGTLLINSKNPFKYQGLSFNLKQGVMHTDGKQRSASPYYDWTIRWAKNHKDKWAFKINAQFLKANDWQADDISNVQRNNVLSKIVPGNRQTDPNYDGVNVYGDETSANMFQVTQSVQESYRAGIAVASGGAIPNIVTTLNGLIPSNATPAQINTILSTAFGSNAALLSTINQMFPFYWGLRNNLVPNQNVSRTGYNERDLVDYNTLNFKFNAGFHYKITPGIEASWNTFWGAGTTVYTGADRYSLRNFKMAQHKLEVRHKNWFVRGYTTQENAGEAYNATVLGRLMQEAFKSSNVWYPTYIGNYLGYKLNVLGAGLPADEYGAHLFARNAADVGRPLPGSAAFNTLKENIMTTAIPAGAKFLDRTDLYSTEGQLNLSDVLGFSEKLEVITGANWKLYNLNSRGTIFADTTGPIKVSEFGGYVQLRKKLFNDALTLTAAGRYDKHKNFDGRFTPRFTAVLKVAKDNNLRVSYQTAYRFPTNQNQYINLNVGSGILIGGIPEFQTYYGLNSNPGYTAESIAAARTANNTNLLVQAQYKGMKPESVVSTEVGYKGVIAKRLLVDAYYYFSTYDNFLASVAIGQSTTGNPSGILNPLTTRNLSYNENAENDVNAKGWGIGLEYQIARGFVLSGNAYSDVLNDVPVGFVTFFNAPKYRVNLGLRNDNFIKNIGFNFLMKWQDEVYYEGTFVTGTLPSILTADIQFTYKVPNTKGVFRIGGTNIANTYRRTGYGSPAVGGLYYVSYGYNLF; translated from the coding sequence ATGAGAAAAAGCTTGCGCTGTTTGGCCATGTGCCTGATAGCGGGCCTGGCTTCGATTGCTGCCTTTGCTCAGACTATCACAATTAAGGGGACCGTCCGGAATGCGGGCACCAAGCAAACCGTTCCTGCGGTTTCGGTGACCATCAAAGGAACATCGGTTGGTACTTACACGGATGAGAATGGAAATTTCTCCTTCACGACCACACAGAAAGCACCTTTTACCCTGGTTGTTTCCTCGATCAATTTTGAAACCCAGGAGGTTGCTGTTTCTGACCCCTCCGCCAGCATTGAAGTTTCTATCGTTGCCACTTCGGCCCTCGGCCAGGAAGTGGTGGTAGCCGCTACCCGTTCCGTTCAAAGGGCTTTGGACGCTCCTGTAACCATCGAAAGACTGGGTGGAGCCAATTTACGCGCCATCGCCGCTCCCAATTATTATGATGCCATTACCAACCTGAAAGGGGTGGATATGCATACAGCCAGTCTTACCTTCCGTACGGTGACCACCCGCGGATTTGTAAGCAGTGGTAATACCCGTCTCAACCAGTTGATCGACGGTATGGATAATATGGCCCCCGGTTTGAACTTCGCCGTAGGTAATATCCTCGGTGTAACCGAACTGGATGTGGACAATATCGAATTACTTTCCGGTGCCTCTTCCGCACTCTATGGTTCGGGAGGTATGAACGGAACCCTGCTGATCAATAGTAAGAACCCATTTAAATACCAGGGTTTGAGCTTTAACCTCAAACAAGGTGTAATGCATACGGATGGTAAACAACGTAGTGCTTCTCCTTACTATGATTGGACCATCCGTTGGGCCAAAAATCATAAGGACAAATGGGCATTCAAGATCAACGCCCAATTCCTTAAAGCAAATGATTGGCAAGCCGATGATATTAGCAATGTGCAACGGAACAACGTATTGAGTAAGATCGTTCCGGGAAATCGCCAAACAGACCCCAACTACGACGGGGTTAACGTATATGGCGATGAAACATCCGCCAATATGTTCCAGGTCACTCAATCTGTTCAGGAGAGCTATCGCGCCGGAATTGCCGTAGCATCCGGTGGTGCCATTCCCAATATCGTTACCACCCTGAATGGGCTGATCCCTTCTAATGCAACACCCGCACAGATCAATACCATCCTGTCCACAGCCTTCGGTTCCAATGCGGCACTGTTGTCTACGATCAATCAAATGTTCCCATTCTATTGGGGATTGCGTAATAACCTGGTGCCTAACCAAAACGTTTCCCGTACCGGTTATAACGAGCGTGACCTGGTGGATTACAATACGCTTAACTTTAAATTCAACGCCGGTTTCCACTATAAGATCACACCGGGTATCGAAGCTTCGTGGAATACTTTCTGGGGTGCCGGTACTACCGTTTATACAGGTGCAGACCGCTATTCACTCCGCAATTTCAAAATGGCCCAGCATAAACTGGAAGTGCGTCATAAGAACTGGTTTGTTCGTGGCTACACTACCCAGGAAAATGCCGGAGAAGCGTATAATGCCACCGTACTTGGCCGGTTAATGCAGGAGGCCTTCAAGAGCAGTAATGTTTGGTATCCTACCTATATCGGGAACTATCTCGGATATAAATTAAATGTGCTTGGAGCCGGATTGCCTGCAGACGAATATGGCGCCCACCTGTTTGCCCGTAATGCGGCGGATGTGGGCCGACCCCTTCCAGGTAGCGCTGCTTTCAATACGCTGAAAGAAAATATCATGACCACCGCCATTCCTGCCGGTGCCAAATTCCTCGATCGTACCGACCTGTACTCAACAGAGGGTCAGTTGAACCTCTCCGATGTACTCGGCTTCAGCGAGAAATTGGAAGTAATCACCGGAGCGAACTGGAAATTATATAACCTGAATTCCCGCGGAACCATTTTCGCCGATACCACCGGACCCATCAAAGTTTCGGAGTTTGGTGGATATGTTCAGCTGCGTAAGAAATTATTCAACGATGCCCTTACTCTTACCGCCGCTGGCCGGTATGATAAGCACAAGAACTTTGATGGCCGTTTCACACCCCGCTTTACAGCGGTGTTGAAAGTGGCTAAAGACAATAACCTGCGTGTCTCTTACCAGACCGCCTATCGTTTCCCCACCAACCAGAACCAGTATATCAACCTGAACGTAGGTTCCGGTATCCTGATCGGTGGTATTCCTGAGTTCCAGACCTATTATGGCCTGAACTCAAACCCGGGTTATACAGCTGAGTCCATCGCCGCAGCAAGAACTGCAAATAACACCAACCTCCTGGTACAGGCACAATACAAAGGCATGAAACCAGAGAGCGTGGTCTCTACCGAGGTAGGATATAAAGGGGTTATCGCTAAGCGATTACTGGTTGATGCCTATTACTATTTCAGCACCTACGACAACTTCCTGGCCTCCGTGGCCATCGGACAATCCACTACCGGAAACCCCAGTGGAATCCTGAACCCCCTCACCACCCGCAATCTTTCTTACAATGAAAATGCGGAGAATGATGTGAATGCCAAAGGATGGGGAATTGGATTGGAATATCAGATCGCCCGTGGGTTCGTATTAAGTGGTAACGCCTATTCCGATGTGCTCAACGATGTGCCCGTTGGTTTTGTAACCTTCTTCAATGCACCCAAATACCGGGTTAACCTTGGTCTCCGCAACGATAATTTCATCAAGAACATCGGATTCAATTTCCTGATGAAATGGCAGGATGAAGTGTATTACGAAGGAACCTTCGTTACAGGTACCCTACCATCCATCCTCACCGCCGATATTCAGTTCACCTACAAAGTACCCAATACCAAAGGCGTTTTCCGCATTGGTGGTACCAATATCGCCAATACCTATCGCCGCACCGGTTATGGTAGCCCGGCCGTGGGTGGGTTGTATTATGTGAGCTATGGATATAATTTGTTTTAG
- a CDS encoding ATP-binding cassette domain-containing protein — protein sequence MQVPIVELKDVNVYQGNSLILEKVNLQVTGGEFVYLVGKTGTGKSSLLKTLYGELPMKEGEGRVADIDLKGLTWKKVPFLRRKMGVVFQDFQLLTDRNVNENLKFVLKATGWKDEKLIQEKINDVLDKVGLRAKGFKMPFELSGGEQQRVDIARALLNSPKLLLADEPTGNLDPETSDEIMHLLFSICKDYGAAIIMATHDYMVIHKFKARVVKTEKGKVIDNATIEVE from the coding sequence ATGCAAGTACCAATCGTAGAATTGAAGGATGTAAACGTGTATCAGGGAAATAGCCTCATTCTCGAAAAAGTGAATCTTCAGGTAACCGGTGGCGAATTCGTCTACCTCGTGGGAAAGACCGGCACCGGTAAATCCAGCTTGCTAAAAACACTCTATGGCGAATTACCGATGAAAGAAGGAGAAGGCCGGGTGGCTGATATCGACCTGAAAGGCCTTACCTGGAAGAAAGTTCCTTTCCTGCGTCGTAAAATGGGTGTTGTTTTCCAGGATTTCCAATTGCTGACCGACCGCAATGTAAATGAGAATTTGAAATTTGTCCTGAAAGCAACGGGTTGGAAAGACGAAAAGCTGATCCAGGAAAAAATAAATGATGTACTCGATAAGGTAGGTCTTCGTGCGAAAGGATTTAAAATGCCCTTCGAACTCAGTGGAGGGGAACAACAGCGGGTAGATATTGCCAGGGCCTTACTAAACTCTCCTAAACTTTTGCTGGCTGACGAACCTACCGGAAACCTCGATCCCGAGACTTCAGACGAGATCATGCACCTCTTGTTTAGTATTTGTAAAGATTATGGTGCTGCCATCATCATGGCCACACATGACTATATGGTGATCCACAAATTCAAAGCCCGTGTAGTGAAAACAGAAAAAGGGAAAGTGATCGATAACGCTACCATAGAAGTCGAATAA
- a CDS encoding glycosyltransferase, with product MDLFYKIKALHEQGVGIILHCFEYKRKPDLELENYCDEVHYYPRATGWKSVTGHRPYIVQSRRVPALLTRLEKDSHPILMEGIHCTGFLKELMEKNRKVFLRAHNVESVYYRQLARCGKSFSKKLYYRVESWLLRRYEKSLPDSLPILCISEKDACTFREAFEKKNVSVLPVFIPCQEITAEQGMGSFCLYHGNLEVAENEKAALWLLEQVFTKIRLPFVVAGRNPSRRLKTVAHLAQHTCLVSDPSDKELQDLMGKAHINILPSFNHTGVKLKVIQALCHGKHCLVNDAAIEGTGLEEACHIGNTADALASIVAQLYHLPFAEEEIRLRNRIMETHFNNTRNAEQLIRLLW from the coding sequence ATGGATCTTTTTTACAAGATCAAAGCCTTACATGAGCAGGGTGTAGGAATCATTCTCCATTGTTTTGAATACAAGCGTAAACCAGATCTGGAATTAGAGAATTATTGTGATGAGGTGCATTACTATCCGCGTGCCACCGGGTGGAAAAGTGTTACCGGACATAGACCCTATATCGTTCAATCAAGGCGGGTACCTGCCCTGTTAACACGCCTTGAAAAGGATAGCCATCCAATTTTAATGGAAGGCATTCATTGTACGGGGTTCCTGAAGGAATTAATGGAAAAGAACCGAAAGGTATTTCTGCGTGCGCACAATGTGGAATCGGTGTATTACCGACAGTTGGCGCGATGTGGGAAGTCATTTTCAAAAAAATTGTATTACCGGGTGGAGAGTTGGCTCTTGAGGCGCTATGAAAAAAGCCTTCCGGACAGCTTACCAATTTTATGTATCTCTGAAAAGGATGCCTGCACATTCAGGGAAGCATTTGAGAAAAAGAACGTTTCGGTATTGCCTGTGTTCATTCCCTGCCAGGAAATAACCGCTGAACAAGGCATGGGCAGTTTTTGTCTCTACCACGGAAATCTTGAAGTGGCCGAGAATGAAAAAGCCGCACTCTGGCTATTGGAACAGGTGTTCACCAAGATCCGGCTTCCCTTTGTAGTTGCCGGTCGAAATCCTTCCCGTCGGTTAAAGACGGTAGCTCACCTGGCCCAACACACCTGTCTGGTATCCGATCCATCCGATAAGGAATTACAGGATCTGATGGGCAAGGCGCATATCAATATTCTTCCCTCCTTTAACCATACAGGTGTTAAACTTAAAGTGATACAGGCCCTTTGCCATGGGAAGCATTGTCTGGTAAATGATGCGGCCATTGAAGGAACGGGTTTGGAAGAAGCCTGTCACATCGGAAACACAGCGGACGCCTTGGCGTCAATTGTGGCGCAGTTATATCATTTGCCGTTTGCGGAGGAGGAAATCCGGTTGCGAAACCGGATCATGGAGACGCATTTCAATAATACCCGAAATGCAGAGCAGCTTATTCGACTTCTATGGTAG
- the holA gene encoding DNA polymerase III subunit delta, protein MSVEKIISDWEKRVFKPVYWLEGEEEYFIDKVMHYAEHKILSEAEAGFNLTVFYGRDASWADVINACRRYPMFAERQVVLLKEAQQMREIDKLEPYIDAPSSTTVFVVSYKDKKVDGRSKLAKLLKEKGVMLTTKRMYEDKVPQWTHEMVKGKGYAISEKAARLLVDHTGNDLSRIENEVEKILVNLGKKKTITEEDIEAFIGISKDYNVFELQAAIATRDLPKALRIIQYFGANPKAGPIQLVLPSLYGYFSKVFMIHGLNTRDEKVIAASAGIPPFFVKDYLVAARNFDYQGTERILLLLHEYNLKSIGVHHVDTEDASLLKEMVVKMMQP, encoded by the coding sequence ATGTCGGTAGAAAAGATAATATCGGATTGGGAAAAAAGAGTATTCAAGCCTGTTTATTGGCTTGAAGGGGAGGAGGAATACTTTATAGATAAGGTGATGCACTATGCCGAACATAAGATTCTTTCTGAAGCAGAAGCTGGTTTCAACCTCACCGTATTCTATGGCCGGGATGCTTCCTGGGCCGATGTGATCAATGCTTGCAGGCGGTATCCCATGTTTGCGGAGAGGCAGGTCGTACTGCTCAAAGAAGCCCAGCAGATGCGCGAAATTGATAAACTGGAGCCTTATATCGACGCCCCTTCCTCCACCACGGTCTTTGTGGTATCCTATAAAGACAAAAAAGTGGATGGCCGGAGTAAACTGGCCAAACTGCTAAAGGAAAAAGGGGTGATGCTGACCACAAAAAGGATGTACGAGGATAAGGTGCCCCAATGGACCCACGAAATGGTCAAAGGTAAAGGGTATGCTATTTCCGAAAAAGCAGCCCGGCTATTGGTTGACCATACAGGAAATGACCTTTCCCGGATCGAGAATGAGGTGGAGAAAATACTCGTCAACCTGGGGAAGAAAAAGACCATCACCGAAGAAGATATCGAAGCCTTTATTGGTATTAGTAAGGATTATAACGTTTTTGAGCTGCAGGCAGCCATTGCTACGCGCGACCTCCCCAAGGCCTTACGCATCATCCAGTACTTTGGTGCCAATCCAAAAGCCGGCCCGATTCAACTGGTATTGCCATCCCTGTATGGCTATTTCAGCAAGGTCTTTATGATCCATGGTCTGAATACGCGGGATGAAAAAGTCATTGCAGCCTCCGCCGGCATTCCTCCCTTTTTTGTAAAAGACTATCTGGTGGCAGCCAGAAATTTCGATTACCAGGGCACAGAACGTATTCTTTTGCTACTGCATGAGTATAATTTGAAAAGTATTGGGGTACATCATGTCGATACGGAAGATGCCTCCCTGTTAAAGGAAATGGTGGTGAAAATGATGCAACCCTGA
- a CDS encoding glycosyltransferase, with protein sequence MKRLLFTVTNDLRYDQRMGRICGTLATQGYEVVLIGRKRKDSPALVPRPFQQKRLRCWFSRGPLFYAEYNIRLFFFLLFQKADLICGIDMDTLLPVYCVSRLRGIRRVYDAHEFFSQMEEVISRPRIYRIWHGLERWLIPRFPNGYTVCLSIAEAFEKEFGVRYSVIRNLPHQKVTQTNTDREPFLLYQGAVNKGRGLEQLLEAMDGIEIPLVIAGDGNAMQEIRQMIAQRNLSERVRLTGMLEPEALRSYTSRALIGINPFQRQGLNQYFSLANKFFDYIQAGLPQVTMNYPEYARVNGQFEVAVLINDLLPETIAKAVNNLYHDPVLYNRLRTQCLLAVTQLTWENEEVQLVGFYETLFRL encoded by the coding sequence TTGAAACGTTTACTCTTCACAGTCACCAATGATCTTCGGTATGATCAACGCATGGGCCGTATTTGTGGTACCCTTGCCACGCAAGGCTATGAGGTGGTTTTGATTGGCAGAAAGAGGAAGGACTCCCCTGCCCTGGTTCCAAGACCCTTTCAACAAAAACGGTTGCGTTGTTGGTTTTCCCGTGGACCGCTTTTCTATGCAGAGTATAATATCCGCTTATTTTTCTTCCTTCTTTTTCAAAAGGCTGATCTGATCTGCGGGATCGATATGGATACCCTTCTCCCGGTTTATTGCGTTTCGCGATTGCGGGGGATACGCCGGGTATATGATGCCCACGAATTCTTTTCGCAAATGGAAGAAGTGATAAGCCGGCCACGGATATATCGCATCTGGCATGGATTGGAAAGATGGCTGATCCCACGATTTCCCAATGGTTATACCGTTTGTCTTTCAATTGCAGAGGCATTTGAAAAGGAGTTTGGTGTGCGCTATTCCGTTATCCGAAACCTCCCTCACCAAAAGGTGACGCAAACGAATACAGATCGGGAGCCATTTCTTTTATACCAGGGGGCTGTTAATAAAGGAAGGGGATTGGAACAACTGCTCGAAGCCATGGACGGGATTGAGATTCCACTTGTGATAGCCGGTGATGGGAATGCAATGCAGGAGATCAGGCAGATGATCGCGCAAAGAAACCTTTCTGAAAGAGTAAGGCTGACAGGTATGTTAGAGCCGGAGGCATTACGATCCTACACAAGCCGGGCCTTGATCGGGATCAATCCCTTTCAGCGACAGGGCCTGAACCAGTATTTTTCCCTGGCCAATAAGTTCTTTGATTATATTCAGGCTGGTTTGCCCCAGGTAACCATGAATTACCCGGAATATGCCCGGGTCAATGGCCAGTTTGAGGTAGCCGTATTAATAAATGACCTTTTACCTGAAACGATTGCCAAGGCGGTAAACAATTTGTATCATGATCCTGTTCTATATAACAGGCTTCGTACCCAATGCCTGCTGGCAGTCACCCAGCTAACCTGGGAAAATGAGGAGGTACAGTTGGTTGGTTTTTATGAGACATTATTCCGGCTTTGA
- a CDS encoding phosphoribosylformylglycinamidine cyclo-ligase, producing the protein MSLYSKRGVSAQKEEVHAATRHLDQGLYPKAFCKVYADVIGGDADWVNVMHADGAGTKSILAYLYWKETGDISVWKGIAQDAIVMNLDDLLCVGITDQLLFSSTIDRNKNRIPGEVLQAVIQGSQEFFDTMRGFGVNINFMGGETADVGDLVRTIAVNGTMTARWPKNKLVTNEGIKSGQVIVGLASFGRTRYETEYNSGVASNGLTSARHDVLSKYYAEQFPETYEPTLSPDVVYIGPHRMTDIISVSGHGEIEVGKLLLSPTRTFAPVMKALFEEHRASIHGLIHCSGGGQTKCLKYIPEDIHLIKDNLFTPPIIFNIIQKASGSDDREMYQVFNMGTRMEIYTDENAAESIIGIANEFGVDAQVIGRVESSSKKELTIKAGHVTIHY; encoded by the coding sequence ATGAGTCTCTATTCCAAACGTGGGGTTTCGGCCCAAAAAGAGGAAGTTCATGCTGCCACCCGGCACCTCGATCAGGGTCTGTATCCGAAGGCTTTTTGCAAGGTTTATGCAGATGTAATCGGTGGAGATGCCGATTGGGTCAACGTGATGCATGCAGACGGGGCAGGAACCAAAAGTATCCTGGCTTATTTATATTGGAAGGAGACCGGTGATATCAGCGTTTGGAAAGGGATCGCCCAGGACGCGATCGTAATGAACCTGGATGATCTGCTCTGTGTCGGGATTACGGATCAACTCTTGTTCTCCTCCACCATTGACCGCAATAAAAACCGGATACCTGGTGAGGTTTTACAGGCCGTGATACAAGGCAGCCAGGAGTTCTTTGATACTATGCGAGGTTTTGGTGTCAACATCAACTTCATGGGTGGAGAAACCGCCGATGTGGGTGATCTGGTTCGGACCATTGCCGTAAATGGTACCATGACCGCTCGCTGGCCAAAGAACAAATTGGTGACCAACGAAGGGATCAAGTCCGGTCAGGTGATTGTGGGATTGGCCTCTTTTGGTCGAACCAGGTATGAAACCGAATACAATAGTGGTGTTGCCAGTAATGGGCTAACCAGCGCCCGGCATGATGTACTGAGCAAATATTACGCGGAACAATTCCCGGAAACTTATGAACCCACCTTGTCACCGGATGTGGTTTATATCGGCCCTCATCGTATGACCGATATAATATCCGTTTCCGGACATGGGGAAATCGAAGTGGGGAAATTATTGCTTAGTCCCACCCGTACCTTTGCTCCTGTAATGAAGGCGCTCTTTGAAGAACATCGTGCCTCCATCCATGGACTGATCCATTGCAGTGGGGGAGGACAAACCAAATGTCTCAAATACATCCCCGAAGATATACACCTCATAAAAGACAATCTCTTTACACCTCCCATTATTTTTAATATCATTCAAAAAGCCAGCGGCTCCGATGACCGGGAAATGTACCAGGTATTCAATATGGGTACACGCATGGAGATCTATACCGACGAAAATGCAGCCGAAAGCATCATAGGTATTGCCAACGAATTTGGTGTCGATGCTCAGGTTATTGGGAGGGTAGAATCATCTTCTAAAAAGGAATTGACGATAAAGGCGGGCCACGTTACTATTCACTATTAA
- a CDS encoding bifunctional riboflavin kinase/FAD synthetase produces MQVHRELDQLPPFRNAVVTIGTFDGVHQGHRQIIHHLREEAAKVGGETVLITFHPHPRKVVSSTILGIRLLNTLEERIDLLEQAGIDHLVVVPFTEAFANQTADAYIHDFLVARFHPHTVIIGYDHRFGKDRQGNYLMLEEQAAHYGFRLKEIPKHILREVSISSTRIREAILQHQVELANDLLGYPFFFDGEVVHGNKLGRQLGFPTANLRIANEEKITPGDGIYAVYAQVLGEEERIKGMMSIGFRPTVDGKQRVIEVNLFEFNRDIYGKTLRVYLKKHLREEVKYDNLEDLVAQIRQDKVDSLNVL; encoded by the coding sequence ATGCAGGTACACCGCGAATTAGACCAATTACCCCCCTTCCGTAATGCCGTTGTCACCATCGGCACCTTTGATGGCGTCCACCAGGGCCATCGGCAGATCATCCACCACCTTCGTGAGGAGGCGGCCAAGGTTGGGGGCGAGACCGTTCTGATCACCTTTCACCCTCATCCCCGGAAAGTGGTCTCCTCCACCATTTTAGGCATCCGGCTTCTCAACACGCTGGAAGAGCGTATTGATCTGCTGGAACAGGCCGGAATTGACCATTTGGTGGTTGTTCCATTTACCGAAGCTTTTGCGAACCAAACGGCAGATGCCTATATCCACGACTTTTTGGTGGCGCGTTTTCACCCTCATACGGTCATCATCGGGTACGATCATCGGTTTGGGAAAGACCGTCAGGGAAATTATCTTATGTTGGAAGAACAGGCTGCCCATTATGGATTTCGATTAAAAGAGATCCCCAAACATATTCTTCGCGAAGTATCTATCAGCTCTACCCGCATTCGGGAGGCCATTCTCCAACATCAGGTGGAATTGGCCAATGACCTGTTGGGATATCCCTTCTTTTTTGATGGCGAAGTGGTACATGGGAATAAGTTGGGACGGCAACTGGGATTTCCAACGGCCAATCTTCGTATCGCCAATGAGGAAAAGATCACACCTGGTGACGGGATCTATGCAGTCTATGCCCAGGTTTTAGGCGAAGAAGAAAGAATCAAAGGAATGATGAGTATCGGGTTTCGCCCAACGGTAGATGGCAAGCAACGTGTCATCGAGGTCAATCTCTTTGAATTCAACCGGGATATTTATGGCAAAACCCTTCGGGTCTACCTAAAAAAACACCTCCGTGAGGAGGTGAAGTATGATAACCTGGAAGATTTGGTGGCACAGATCCGCCAGGATAAGGTAGATAGCCTGAATGTGCTTTAG
- a CDS encoding phosphoribosylaminoimidazolesuccinocarboxamide synthase, translating into MSSLHFPSQTAFYRGKVRDVYTIADKWLVMVASNRISAFDVILPRPIPFKGQVLNQIAAHMLNATRDICPNWLVDTPAPHVSLGKKCVPFRIEMVVRGNMTGHSWRTYQSGKRILCGAEMAEGMKENDFFPHPIITPSTKAEEGHDEDISPDEIIEKGLATAEEWDILEKYTLQLFERGKAIAASRGLILADTKYEFGKLDGDIFLMDEIHTPDSSRYFYAEGFAERQAKGERQKQLSKEFVREWLIANGFMGKEGQTVPEMSDAWVKEISQRYIELYEKVIGEPFKPEEWSESEVESKVIESLENLKAG; encoded by the coding sequence ATGTCATCCCTTCATTTTCCATCACAAACGGCCTTCTACCGGGGCAAGGTCCGGGACGTCTACACGATCGCTGATAAGTGGCTGGTCATGGTAGCCAGCAATCGTATTTCTGCGTTTGATGTGATACTCCCCCGCCCCATTCCGTTCAAGGGCCAGGTATTGAACCAGATCGCCGCCCACATGTTGAATGCCACACGGGATATCTGTCCTAACTGGCTGGTTGATACACCCGCCCCCCATGTTTCCTTGGGGAAGAAATGTGTCCCTTTCCGGATCGAAATGGTGGTCCGGGGGAACATGACCGGGCATTCCTGGCGAACCTACCAATCGGGTAAAAGGATACTTTGTGGCGCTGAGATGGCGGAAGGGATGAAAGAGAATGACTTCTTCCCCCACCCCATCATCACTCCTTCCACCAAGGCGGAAGAAGGACACGATGAGGATATCAGTCCTGACGAGATCATCGAAAAAGGACTGGCCACCGCTGAAGAATGGGACATACTCGAAAAATATACCCTTCAACTTTTTGAACGGGGAAAGGCCATTGCCGCCAGTCGGGGTTTGATTCTGGCAGATACCAAATATGAATTTGGCAAATTGGATGGAGATATCTTTTTAATGGATGAGATCCATACCCCGGACAGCTCCCGCTATTTTTATGCAGAAGGCTTTGCCGAAAGACAGGCAAAAGGAGAAAGACAAAAACAACTGAGTAAAGAATTTGTGCGGGAATGGCTGATCGCAAACGGGTTTATGGGAAAAGAAGGCCAAACAGTGCCGGAGATGTCGGATGCATGGGTAAAGGAGATCTCACAACGCTATATTGAACTTTACGAAAAAGTAATCGGCGAGCCTTTCAAACCGGAAGAATGGAGTGAGTCTGAAGTGGAATCAAAAGTGATTGAAAGTTTGGAAAACCTAAAAGCAGGTTGA